The Garra rufa chromosome 8, GarRuf1.0, whole genome shotgun sequence genome has a segment encoding these proteins:
- the LOC141341139 gene encoding NACHT, LRR and PYD domains-containing protein 12-like, producing the protein MASVEHFDSLDEQEEEKLKHKQVLMSSSVNTEINARMGAIVNAPVLTGNTGPVTIIFNNAGNEKKFSETEMVEKHSEKQDFILKKFLKTHKSFMKKKAEHIFEGIDESEVHLSAVYTELFITEGDMKDVNREHEILKIDDAFKNNQTQGKPIKCNDIFTELRKNNEKKIVLTKGIAGIGKTVSVHKFILDWAEGKANQDIHCVFLLPFREINTMPNEDFSIHDFLLEFYSELKDLEKTKLYKQCNLAFIFDGLDESCLQLNFKSRSINFVEKKSTVDVLFINLVKGNLLPSALVWVTSRPAAANQIPLKYVGLLTEVRGFTDQQKEEYFRKKIPDKTLASRIILQIKTSRSLFIMCHIPVFCWITAKVLENSEENISTTLTEMYIHFLLIQLNMKNQKYEEEEEREWAKHLQLNKDMILKLTKLAFEQLKKESVVFYEKDLKECGIDVIKDTEFTGMIAELIKKEYGLHVTKIFHFVHLSVQEFLAAVHVFLCYLNKNMQELQFFFDEPQENVTLQELLQKAIVKAMKSPKGHLDLFLRFLMGITLESSQKVFKDLTTHTEDTTTSIRQTIQYIKRVHDGFIISDETSVNLFYCLLELKDNSLYEEIQRYVSSNEHPDRKLSSSMCTVLTYILLMSEKVLDEFNPKRFTTLQENYKRLVPAVRGCRKALFDRCGLDETCCETVSTALQSSNTHLTELDLSCNDLQDSGVKLLYRGLKSSHCHLKILRLCGCNLTVQSCESLSSALQSSVLRELDLSNNDLLDSGVKHLSDGLKSPKCQLEILRFSICNLTAQSCESLSSVLQLSASCLRELDLSNNDLMDSGVKLLSDGLKRNHNLEILRLSGCMVTEEGCGYVASALSSNPSHLRELDLTYNHPGESGVKLLSEKLEDPKYRLDKLSVDHGGESRITAGLNKYGCFLTLDPNTANNELILSEENRKVTYMEKDQSYPDHPERFDVYQILCRESLTGRCYWEAEWTGAEAVISVTYKGIGRKGRSRDCMFGRNKISWSLLCTESKFIARHNNNSIDISALSHSSNRLGVYLDVLAGILSFYRVSDTNTLAHIHTFNNTFAEPLYAGFGVYHLNCSVSLCDINAFDNYE; encoded by the exons ATGGCATCTGTTGAGCATTTTGACTCGCTAGATGAGCAGGAAGAAGAAAAGCTGAAACACAAGCAAG TCTTGATGAGCAGCAGTGTTAACACTGAAATCAATGCTCGTATGGGAGCAATTGTAAATGCTCCTGTACTCACTGGAAACACAGGCCCAGTTACCATCATCTTCAACAATGCAGGAAATG aaaaaaaattctcagagACAGAGATGGTAGAGAAACACTCTGAAAAACAAG attttattctaaaaaaattcTTGAAAACTCACAAATCCTTCATGAAGAAAAAAGCAGAACATATTTTTGAGGGCATAGATGAAAGTGAAGTACATCTCAGTGCGGTTTACACAGAACTCTTCATCACAGAGGGAGATATGAAAGATGTGAATCGGGAACATGAGATTCTGAAGATTGATGATGCTTTCAAGAACAATCAAACACAGGGCAAACCAATCAAATGCAATGATATATTTACTGAACTGAGGAAAAACAATGAGAAAAAGATTGTGCTCACCAAGGGCatcgctggcattggaaaaacgGTCTCTGTGCACAAGTTTATCCTGGACTGGGCAGAAGGAAAAGCCAATCAGGATATACATTGTGTGTTCCTGCTTCCATTCCGAGAGATTAACACAATGCCAAATGAAGATTTCAGTATCCATGATTTTCTGCTGGAATTTTATTCTGAACTGAAAGACCTAGAGAAAACAAAGCTGTATAAACAATGCAATTTAGCATTTATATTTGATGGACTTGATGAGAGTTGCCTGCAATTGAATTTTAAAAGTAGATCAATAAACTTTGTTGAGAAAAAATCAACTGTAGATGTGCTGTTCATAAATCTGGTCAAAGGGAATCTGCTTCCATCAGCTCTTGTCTGGGTGACCtcacgaccagcagcagccaatcagatccctcTTAAGTATGTAGGCTTACTCACAGAGGTGCGAGGATTCACAGACCAACAGaaggaggagtacttcagaaaGAAAATCCCAGATAAGACTCTGGCCTCTAGAATCATCTTACAAATTAAGACGTCTCGTAGTCTCTTCATCATGTGCCACATTCCTGTGTTCTGCTGGATCACAGCCAAAGTACTTGAAAACAGTGAGGAGAACATCAGCACAACACTCACTGAAATGTACATTCACTTTCTGTTGATACAGTTGAACATGAAGAACCAGAAatatgaagaagaagaagaaagagaaTGGGCAAAGCACTTACAACTAAATAAAGACATGATTTTGAAGCTAACCAAGCTGGCGTTTGAACAGCTTAAGAAGGAATCTGTTGTGTTCTATGAAAAAGACCTAAAAGAATGTGGTATTGACGTAATTAAAGATACTGAGTTCACAGGAATGATTGCTGAGCTCATCAAGAAGGAATATGGACTGCATGTGACAAAGATCTTCCACTTTGTGCATCTGAGTGTTCAAGAGTTTCTTGCTGCAGTGCATGTGTTCCTCTGCTACCTGAACAAGAACATGCAGGAGCTGCAGTTTTTCTTTGATGAACCACAAGAAAATGTCACATTGCAAGAGCTACTGCAGAAGGCTATTGTTAAAGCAATGAAGAGTCCAAAAGGACATCTGGACCTGTTTCTGAGGTTTCTGATGGGCATTACACTGGAATCCAGTCAAAAGGTGTTCAAAGACCTGACCACACACACTGAAGACACAACAACGAGCATCAGACAAACAATTCAATACATTAAACGAGTACACGATGGGTTCATTATCTCAGATGAAACTTCAGTTAACCTATTTTACTGCTTACTTGAGCTCAAAGATAATTCATTATATGAGGAAATCCAGAGATATGTCAGTTCAAATGAACATCCAGATAGAAAACTCTCATCTTCAATGTGCACAGTGCTGACCTACATACTGCTGATGTCAGAGAAGGTGCTGGATGAGTTCAACCCAAAAAGGTTCACGACATTACAAGAAAACTACAAGAGACTTGTTCCAGCTGTGAGAGGCTGCAGAAAAGCCCT ATTTGACCGCTGTGGTCTTGATGAAACATGCTGTGAAACTGTATCTACAGCTCTCCAATCTTCAAACACCCATCTGACAGAGCTGGACCTCAGTtgcaatgacctgcaggattcaggagtgaagttgctttatagaggactgAAGAGTTCACACTGTCATCTGAAAATACTGAG GCTATGTGGCTGTAATCTCACTGTTcagtcctgtgaaagtttgtcaTCAGCTCTACAATCCTctgtcctgagagagctggacctgagtaacaatgacctgctgGACTCTGGAGTGAAGCAtctttctgatggactgaagagtccaaagtGTCAGTTGGAGATACTGAG ATTTTccatatgtaatctcactgctcaaTCTTGTGAGAGTTTATCATCAGTTCTACAATTGTCAGCCTCCTgtctgagagaactggacctgagtaacaatgacctgatGGATTCAGGTgtgaagctgctttctgatggactgaagagaaACCATAATCTGGAGATACTGAG attgtctggctgtatggtgacagaggaaGGGTGTGGTTATGTGGCTTCAGCTttgagttcaaacccctcacacctgagagagctggatctgaccTACAATCACCCAGGAGAATCAGGGGTCAAGCTTCTTTCTGAAAAACTTGAGGATCCAAAATACAGACTGGACAAACTCAG tgtggatcatggaggagaatcCAGGATTACAGCAGGACTAAACAAAT ATGGCTGTTTtctcacactggatccaaacacGGCAAACAATGAGCTCATACTGTCTGAGGAGAACAGAAAAGTGACATATATGGAAAAAGATCAGTCATATCCTGATCATCCTGAGAGATTTGATGTGTATCAGATTCTGTGTAGAGAGAGTCtgactggacgctgttactgggaggctGAATGGACTGGAGCTGAGGCTGTTATATCAGTGACATATAAAGGAATAGGCAGGAAAGGAAGGAGTCGTGACTGTATGTTTGGACGCAATAAAATATCCTGGAGCCTGTTGTGCACTGAATCCAAGTTCATTGCCCGTCATAATAACAATTCAATTGACATCTCTGCTCTTTCACACTCCTCTAATAGATTAGGAGTGTATTTGGATGTGTTGGCTGGCATTCTGTCCTTTTACAGAGTCTCAGACACAAACACActtgcacacatacacacattcaaCAACACATTTGCAGAACCCCTCTATGCTGGATTTGGGGTATATCATTTGAACTGCTCAGTGTCTCTGTGTGACATAAATGCCTTTGataattatgagtga